The Spirochaetota bacterium genome window below encodes:
- a CDS encoding 5-formyltetrahydrofolate cyclo-ligase, whose protein sequence is MNKNQLRSTFLNQRISKNNNTIIDAKQQISLLSRNFLVTNSVVAFYYPIKNELDLTLLWEYAWANNIQVLLPKVISSTKMIFCFFNTYDDLKQGKFDILEPMTLEYRGVIDVIFVPGLAFDKQGVRLGYGMGFYDRFFCKTSPILKIGVCYEEDMLDVLPKDKYDISMDVILTNKKIYKLC, encoded by the coding sequence ATGAACAAAAATCAACTAAGATCAACATTTCTCAATCAACGTATATCTAAAAATAATAATACTATTATTGATGCCAAACAGCAAATTTCTTTGTTATCTAGGAATTTTTTAGTAACAAATTCTGTAGTAGCGTTTTATTATCCTATCAAAAATGAATTGGATTTAACACTTTTGTGGGAATATGCTTGGGCTAACAATATTCAAGTATTATTACCCAAAGTAATTTCTTCTACAAAAATGATTTTTTGTTTTTTTAATACTTATGATGATCTCAAACAGGGAAAATTTGATATTTTAGAACCTATGACTTTAGAATATAGGGGAGTAATAGATGTTATTTTTGTACCTGGTTTGGCTTTTGATAAACAAGGTGTTCGATTGGGTTATGGAATGGGTTTTTATGATAGATTTTTCTGTAAAACATCACCTATCTTAAAAATAGGAGTATGTTATGAAGAAGATATGTTGGATGTATTACCTAAAGATAAGTATGATATTTCTATGGATGTAATACTAACAAACAAAAAAATTTATAAGCTTTGTTGA